One Glycine max cultivar Williams 82 chromosome 3, Glycine_max_v4.0, whole genome shotgun sequence DNA window includes the following coding sequences:
- the LOC100820343 gene encoding mevalonate kinase-like isoform X1, producing MEVKSRAPGKIILTGEHAVVHGSTAVASSIDLYTYVSLHFSTPSDNEDSLKLKLQETALEFSWPITRIRAAFPESTAQLSSTPNSCSVENAKAIAALVEELNIPEAKLGLASGVSAFLWLYSSIQGFKPATVVVTSELPLGSGLGSSASFCVALAAALLAYTDSVSLDLKHQGWLSFGEKDLELVNKWAFEGEKIIHGKPSGIDNTVSAYGNIISFKSGNLTHMKSSVPLKMLITNTKVGRNTKALVAGVGERMLRHPDIMAFVFSAVDSISNELTSILKSPTPDELSVTEKEEKIEELMEMNQGMLQSMGVSHATIETVLRTTLKYKLASKLTGAGGGGCVLTLLPTCTVVDKVVAELESCGFQCFIAGIGGGGVEISFGVSS from the exons ATGGAGGTTAAATCCAGAGCTCCCGGGAAAATTATCCTAACCGGCGAACATGCTGTGGTTCATGGATCCACCGCTGTTGCTTCTTCTATTGACTTGTATACCTACGTTTCTCTCCACTTCTCCACTCCTTCCG ACAACGAGGATTCGTTGAAACTGAAGCTGCAGGAGACGGCGTTGGAGTTCTCGTGGCCAATCACGAGAATAAGAGCAGCGTTTCCTGAATCCACGGCTCAGCTATCTTCCACGCCGAACTCATGCTCTGTGGAGAATGCCAAGGCAATTGCCGCACTCGTTGAAGAGCTTAACAttccagaggccaaactcggaCTCGCCTCTGGAGTTTCCGCCTTTCTCTGGTTATACTCTTCCATTCAAGG ATTTAAGCCTGCTACTGTTGTTGTCACTTCTGAACTTCCTCTGGGCTCAGGATTGGGTTCATCCGCCTCGTTTTGTGTTGCGCTGGCGGCCGCCTTGTTGGCTTATACTGATTCTGTCTCTCTGGATTTGAAACATCAAGGATGGCTCTCCTTTGGGGAGAAGGATCTTGAGTTGGTAAATAAATGGGCTTTTGAAGGGGAGAAGATCATTCATGGAAAGCCCTCTGGAATTGACAACACAGTAAGCGCATATG GTAACATTATCAGCTTCAAGTCGGGTAACTTGACACATATGAAGTCAAGTGTGCCGCTTAAAATGCTCATTACTAACACCAAAGTAGGGAGGAACACAAAAGCATTGGTGGCTGGTGTTGGAGAGAGGATGCTAAGGCATCCAGATATAATGGCTTTTGTGTTTAGTGCTGTTGATTCTATTAGCAATGAATTGACTTCCATTCTCAAGTCACCTACACCAGATGAGCTCTCGGTAActgagaaagaagagaagatagAAGAACTAATGGAAATGAATCAAGGTATGCTCCAGTCTATGGGGGTCAGTCATGCCACAATAGAAACTGTTCTTCGAACAACATTGAAGTATAAGTTAGCCTCCAAATTGACAGGAGCTGGTGGTGGGGGCTGTGTTCTGACACTGCTTCCAACAT GCACCGTTGTTGACAAAGTAGTTGCTGAACTGGAGTCATGCGGGTTCCAATGTTTCATTGCTGGAATTGGCGGGGGAGGTGTTGAAATTAGCTTTGGGGTGTCATCTTGA
- the LOC100820343 gene encoding mevalonate kinase-like, which yields MEVKSRAPGKIILTGEHAVVHGSTAVASSIDLYTYVSLHFSTPSDNEDSLKLKLQETALEFSWPITRIRAAFPESTAQLSSTPNSCSVENAKAIAALVEELNIPEAKLGLASGVSAFLWLYSSIQGFKPATVVVTSELPLGSGLGSSASFCVALAAALLAYTDSVSLDLKHQGWLSFGEKDLELVNKWAFEGEKIIHGKPSGIDNTVSAYGNIISFKSGNLTHMKSSVPLKMLITNTKVGRNTKALVAGVGERMLRHPDIMAFVFSAVDSISNELTSILKSPTPDELSVTEKEEKIEELMEMNQGMLQSMGVSHATIETVLRTTLKYKLASKLTGAGGGGCVLTLLPTLLSGTVVDKVVAELESCGFQCFIAGIGGGGVEISFGVSS from the exons ATGGAGGTTAAATCCAGAGCTCCCGGGAAAATTATCCTAACCGGCGAACATGCTGTGGTTCATGGATCCACCGCTGTTGCTTCTTCTATTGACTTGTATACCTACGTTTCTCTCCACTTCTCCACTCCTTCCG ACAACGAGGATTCGTTGAAACTGAAGCTGCAGGAGACGGCGTTGGAGTTCTCGTGGCCAATCACGAGAATAAGAGCAGCGTTTCCTGAATCCACGGCTCAGCTATCTTCCACGCCGAACTCATGCTCTGTGGAGAATGCCAAGGCAATTGCCGCACTCGTTGAAGAGCTTAACAttccagaggccaaactcggaCTCGCCTCTGGAGTTTCCGCCTTTCTCTGGTTATACTCTTCCATTCAAGG ATTTAAGCCTGCTACTGTTGTTGTCACTTCTGAACTTCCTCTGGGCTCAGGATTGGGTTCATCCGCCTCGTTTTGTGTTGCGCTGGCGGCCGCCTTGTTGGCTTATACTGATTCTGTCTCTCTGGATTTGAAACATCAAGGATGGCTCTCCTTTGGGGAGAAGGATCTTGAGTTGGTAAATAAATGGGCTTTTGAAGGGGAGAAGATCATTCATGGAAAGCCCTCTGGAATTGACAACACAGTAAGCGCATATG GTAACATTATCAGCTTCAAGTCGGGTAACTTGACACATATGAAGTCAAGTGTGCCGCTTAAAATGCTCATTACTAACACCAAAGTAGGGAGGAACACAAAAGCATTGGTGGCTGGTGTTGGAGAGAGGATGCTAAGGCATCCAGATATAATGGCTTTTGTGTTTAGTGCTGTTGATTCTATTAGCAATGAATTGACTTCCATTCTCAAGTCACCTACACCAGATGAGCTCTCGGTAActgagaaagaagagaagatagAAGAACTAATGGAAATGAATCAAGGTATGCTCCAGTCTATGGGGGTCAGTCATGCCACAATAGAAACTGTTCTTCGAACAACATTGAAGTATAAGTTAGCCTCCAAATTGACAGGAGCTGGTGGTGGGGGCTGTGTTCTGACACTGCTTCCAACAT TGCTATCAGGCACCGTTGTTGACAAAGTAGTTGCTGAACTGGAGTCATGCGGGTTCCAATGTTTCATTGCTGGAATTGGCGGGGGAGGTGTTGAAATTAGCTTTGGGGTGTCATCTTGA